In one Silene latifolia isolate original U9 population chromosome 10, ASM4854445v1, whole genome shotgun sequence genomic region, the following are encoded:
- the LOC141607876 gene encoding ABC transporter G family member 1-like, with amino-acid sequence MDNVVIEINEPSHQGAFLTWSDLYVTARQVHTTRKSRRSTILEGLTGYAEPGNVLAIMGPSGSGKSTLLDALAGRLLSNMRQSGKIMINGRNQALAFGTSAYVTQDDILMTTLTVREAVYYSALLQLPETMPKTEKLERADNAIKMMGLENATDTTIGGRTTVGISGGERRRVCICMEILTRPRLLFLDEPTSGLDSAASYHVMSYIINLARQEQTTVVASIHQPSSDVFELFHSLCLLSYGKLVYFGHTSAANSFFTKNGFPCPSMRNPSDHYLRTINNDFASKEEGIKSTEKAINILSDSYKSSPEYSDVQTQVCSLREKEGARLERRSQAKFITQCLVLIKRSFVNMYRDPGYYRLRLIMYVAVCICLGTIYHTLGNSYSSIQTRGLLFGFISGFLTFMSIGGFPSFVEDMKIFRRERLNGHYGVSAFVMSNTISSIPFLIIISVIPGSLAYYISGLQKGFDRFLYFILIIYTAMSVVESLMMMIASIVPDYLMGITIGAGIQGFVFLTSGFQKLPNDLPPILWKYPLYYILYGAYGYEGLLKNEFEGLSFTGNYQTGVNKVFTSEEILRDILQVQVNYSKWVNLLVLLLMIVIFRVIFFLMIKIAETRQSKRHGTRSLAE; translated from the exons atggataaTGTGGTGATAGAAATAAATGAGCCTTCACATCAAGGTGCATTTTTGACATGGAGTGACCTCTATGTCACGGCTCGTCAAGTTCACACCACCAGAAAGTCAAGGCGGTCGACGATCTTAGAAGGGCTAACTGGATACGCCGAACCAGGGAATGTGTTGGCTATTATGGGTCCTTCCGGTAGCGGAAAATCAACTTTGTTAGATGCTTTAGCAG GAAGGTTGCTTTCAAACATGAGGCAAAGTGGAAAAATTATGATTAATGGTCGAAATCAAGCTCTTGCATTCGGGACCTCG GCGTACGTAACACAAGATGATATCTTGATGACAACACTAACCGTAAGAGAAGCGGTATATTACTCGGCTCTACTCCAACTCCCGGAAACAATGCCAAAAACAGAGAAGTTAGAGAGAGCCGATAATGCGATAAAGATGATGGGTCTTGAAAATGCAACCGACACAACAATTGGTGGCCGAACAACAGTCGGCATTAGCGGGGGGGAAAGGCGGAGGGTGTGCATTTGCATGGAGATACTAACCCGGCCCCGACTACTGTTCTTGGATGAGCCTACAAGTGGACTCGATAGTGCTGCATCGTACCATGTCATGAGCTACATTATCAATCTTGCTCGACAAGAACAAACCACCGTTGTTGCTTCTATTCATCAACCAAGCAGTGATGTTTTCGAGTTATTTCATTCCCTTTGTCTTCTCTCTTATGGCAAGCTTGTCTACTTTGGTCATACCTCTGCAGCCAATTCA tttttcACAAAGAACGGTTTCCCGTGCCCAAGTATGAGAAACCCATCTGATCACTACCTTAGAACTATCAATAACGATTTTGCGTCG AAAGAGGAAGGGATAAAGAGCACAGAAAAAGCAATAAACATTTTGTCCGATTCGTATAAGTCATCACCAGAGTACTCGGATGTTCAAACCCAAGTATGCTCACTACGTGAGAAA GAAGGGGCACGGCTAGAGAGAAGAAGCCAAGCAAAATTCATAACTCAATGCCTTGTGCTAATTAAAAGGTCATTCGTGAATATGTATCGGGATCCAGGTTACTACAGACTTCGCCTTATCATGTACGTTGCAGTCTGCATTTGCTTAGGGACTATATACCATACCCTTGGTAACTCGTATTCTTCAATTCAG ACTCGGGGATTACTATTTGGCTTCATTAGTGGATTCTTAACGTTCATGTCGATTGGCGGGTTCCCGTCTTTTGTCGAGGATATGAAA ATTTTTAGACGAGAAAGACTAAATGGACACTATGGAGTAAGTGCATTTGTGATGAGCAACACGATATCATCCATCCCTTTCTTGATCATCATCTCAGTTATTCCTGGTTCGCTCGCCTATTACATATCCGGTCTACAAAAAGGGTTCGACCGGTTCCTCTACTTCATACTTATAATCTACACTGCCATGTCGGTTGTAGAGAGCTTGATGATGATGATTGCGAGTATCGTCCCTGATTACTTAATGGGCATCACAATAGGTGCAGGAATACAAGGCTTTGTCTTTCTGACTTCGGGTTTTCAAAAACTTCCTAATGACTTACCTCCAATTCTTTGGAAATACCCCTTGTACTATATTTTGTACGGTGCGTACGGCTATGAAGGGCTGTTAAAAAATGAGTTTGAAGGACTAAGTTTTACTGGAAATTATCAAACAGGGGTAAATAAGGTATTTACTAGTGAAGAGATTTTGAGGGATATTTTACAGGTTCAGGTTAATTATTCTAAGTGGGTTAATCTTCTCGTCTTGTTACTCATGATTGTAATTTTCCGAGTTATCTTCTTTTTGATGATCAAGATTGCTGAAACTCGTCAGAGCAAACGTCATGGCACTCGCTCGCTTGCCGAATAG